The Coregonus clupeaformis isolate EN_2021a chromosome 20, ASM2061545v1, whole genome shotgun sequence genome contains a region encoding:
- the LOC121533643 gene encoding KN motif and ankyrin repeat domain-containing protein 3 — translation MTQSVHVNPKLPDLGTPFLFSSQEEADQQGSYSVQTPYGFQLDLDFLKYVEEIESGQHVRRAPVNTRRSSRGVKVSQRSPSVGGRASGWTSTESLSSPASEDGRAPPPPPPRNRIGSAPSEGQPLSPLSVLSPPLSAGTKVPPPPPLRNPRVERTLLETSLRLQQEQSHQHQNVTCFQLSDPPRQSPRAVPTHVTPASAAATVDGQPLHLSSAAPSPSQSSLTRPSPHSSGRSTPASSTGMASLPPSQLQTVREQMATALRQLKEMEERVKGVPVLEREVAKLRAEKDMLLLALQEKKTLVAQQQATTVVSSTTTTTVDAGTQSPERPPFSPKSPRSPKSPSKVGDLRKLTEKFEGKTETEGAHSEKVPEKVVEKKSVAVGDDMLLDAGVFYYSQGVKDASEGTPQVDVCEKCVATEAPAVREEGVQVGVVTEEASVWVMESQLGLSSEAQREIDTLQDTIKFQQESILALEGRLGQADEDLAVLKAQEHERKSKATSEKGVLAKPDSAHAQVGTEASTTSTPASQHVAVSCCPEVVDACVGEDLRAGHYDQSTQTDSVKSPAEEEPTPVALVSTGSQWENLYEEETIGQKAPITALKKRQMTIAEYKVTPGEETVSLAEGKGGKEEEMAPRTPTTPTMVESMLKSIMKKKDGSSSGESRSSGKKSLQFVGILNGGYESTSSEEEEEEEEECSSGGSEVDDCSDSSDDEDAEAALEETSDEERNINMDDTDSDDMALAAGTGATEDSSDAVKEKFELSAKMREASLILKNHLNDDVKTLKSKEVLSSTHTVQLEWFRISSAKMAQPPRVSDYLMAFTEVSSALLAHVVNMTDGNGNTALHYSVSHSNFTVVGLLLDTGMCCVNKQNKAGYTAIMLAALSAVKEEDDMVVVRKLFSQGNVNAKASQAGQTALMLAVSHGRQEMVRALLDCGADVNVQDDEGSTALMCASEHGRAEIVSLLLDQPGCDISIVDNDGSNALSIALEASHNDTAVLLYAHMNYAKAQAAGTNKSRSPTSPQKTWPAAE, via the exons ATGACTCAGTCTGTGCACGTCAACCCAAAGCTGCCTG ATCTGGGCACACCGTTTCTATTCTCCAGTCAGGAAGAGGCGGATCAACAGGGCTCTTATTCGGTCCAAACTCCGTATGGCTTCCAACTGGACCTGGACTTCCTCAAGTATGTGGAGGAGATAGAAAGCGGCCAACACGTCCGCCGGGCACCCGTCAACACTCGCAGGTCATCCCGGGGGGTCAAAGTCTCCCAGCGGAGCCCGAGTGTGGGGGGACGAGCCAGCGGCTGGACCTCCACAGAGTCCCTCTCCTCACCCGCCAGCGAAGATGGTCGTGCGccccctcctccgcccccacGGAATCGCATCGGCTCCGCTCCCAGTGAGGGGCAACCCCTGTCCCCGCTATCTGTCCTTAGCCCCCCCCTCTCTGCTGGCACCAAAGTGCCACCACCACCTCCGCTACGTAACCCCAGGGTAGAGAGGACTCTCCTGGAGACCAGCCTGCGACTGCAGCAGGAGCAGAGCCACCAGCACCAAAATGTCACCTGTTTCCAACTCTCTGACCCACCAAGGCAAAGCCCCAGGGCTGTCCCTACCCATGTTACCCCAGCTAGTGCAGCAGCCACAGTAGATGGCCAGCCCTTGCACCTGTCCTCTGCCGCCCCCAGCCCATCTCAGAGTAGCTTGACCAGACCCAGTCCCCACTCCTCCGGTAGGAGCACCCCAGCCTCTAGCACCGGAATGGCTTCTCTGCCGCCCAGCCAGTTGCAGACGGTGAGAGAGCAGATGGCCACTGCCCTGAGGCAACTGAAGGAAATGGAGGAGCGAGTGAAAGGCGTCCCAGTGCTGGAGAGAGAGGTGGCCAAGCTACGTGCTGAGAAAGACATGCTCCTTCTGGCACTGCAGGAGAAGAAGACCTTGGTGGCCCAACAACAGGCTACAACAGTAGTGAGCAGTACTACCACCACCACGGTGGACGCAGGCACACAGAGTCCGGAACGTCCTCCTTTTTCCCCCAAGAgtcccagaagtcccaagagtcCCAGCAAAGTAGGGGACCTCAGAAAGCTGACAGAGAAGTTTGAAggcaagacagagacagaaggagCACATTCTGAGAAGGTTCCGGAGAAGGTTGTGGAGAAGAAGTCTGTGGCCGTCGGGGACGACATGTTGCTGGACGCCGGGGTCTTCTACTACAGCCAAGGTGTCAAGGATGCCTCAGAGGGCACGCCACAGGTGGACGTCTGTGAGAAATGTGTGGCCACGGAGGCACCGGCCGTCCGCGAGGAGGGGGTGCAGGTTGGGGTGGTGACAGAGGAGGCCTCAGTTTGGGTGATGGAATCCCAGCTGGGGCTGAGCAGTGAGGCCCAGAGGGAGATCGACACCCTACAGGACACCATCAAGTTCCAGCAGGAGTCCATCTTGGCTCTGGAGGGGCGACTTGGCCAGGCTGATGAGGACCTGGCGGTGCTCAAAGCCCAGGAGCATGAGAGGAAATCCAAGGCAACGTCTGAGAAGGGGGTCCTTGCCAAACCAGACTCAGCCCATGCCCAAGTGGGGACTGAAGCCTCTACAACGTCCACGCCAGCTTCACAGCATGTCGCAGTCTCCTGTTGTCCTGAGGTGGTTGACGCTTGTGTAGGTGAGGATTTGAGAGCCGGACATTACGACCAGAGCACTCAGACTGACTCTGTGAAGAGCCCTGCAGAAGAGGAACCAACCCCAGTAGCACTGGTCAGCACTGGAAGTCAATGGGAGAATCTGTACGAAGAGGAGACTATAGGGCAGAAAGCTCCAATCACTGCGCTGAAGAAGAGACAGATGACCATTGCGGAGTATAAGGTCACCCCTGGCGAGGAGACGGTCAGTTTAGCTGAAggaaagggagggaaagaggaggaaaTGGCGCCCAGGACACCCACAACTCCAACAATGGTTGAAA GTATGCTGAAATCCAtcatgaagaagaaggatgggagTAGTTCCGGGGAATCACGCAGCAGTGGCAAGAAGAGCTTGCAGTTTGTTGGCATTCTCAACGGGGG GTATGAGTCGACATctagtgaagaggaggaggaggaggaagaggagtgtTCCTCGGGCGGCAGTGAAGTGGATGATTGCTCAGACAGTAGTGATGACGAAGATGCAGAGGCAGCTCTGGAGGAGACCTCTGATGAAGAGAGGAACATTAATATGGACGACACCGATAGTGATGATATGGCCTTAGCAGCAGGGACTGGAGCCACTGAGGACAGTTCAGATGCAGTGAAAGAGAA GTTTGAGCTGAGTGCAAAAATGCGTGAGGCTTCTCTCATTCTGAAGAACCACCTGAATGATGATGTCAAAACACTGAAGAGTAAAGAAGTG CTCTCCAGCACTCACACTGTGCAGCTGGAATGGTTCCGCATCTCTAGTGCAAAGATGGCCCAGCCGCCCCGTGTCTCAGACTACCTGATGGCCTTCACTGAGGTCTCCTCTGCCCTGCTGGCCCACGTCGTCAACATGACCGATGGCAATGGGAACACGGCCTTGCACTACAGCGTCTCCCACTCTAATTTCACTGTGGTGGGGCTACTACTGGACACAG GCATGTGTTGTGTAAATAAGCAGAACAAGGCAGGCTACACTGCTATCATGCTGGCGGCCCTCTCAGCTGTGAAAGAGGAGGATGACATGGTGGTGGTCAGGAAGCTCTTCAGTCAGGGCAACGTCAACGCCAAGGCCAGCCAG GCTGGCCAGACAGCGCTGATGCTAGCCGTTAGCCATGGACGGCAGGAGATGGTGCGGGCGCTGCTGGACT